The window ctatctttctctttgtctctcgcTCACCTTCCCTTTGTTCTCCACCTTTATTCCATTATTCTAGTATCTTCCTGACTGCTGCCCTGGGTCTGCCTGAGGCTCTGATCCCCGTCCAGCTGCTGTGGGTCAACCTGGTGACTGACGGTCTGCCCGCCACTGCTCTGGGCTTCAACCCCCCCGATCTCGACATCATGGGCAAGCCCCCACGTTCCCCCAAGGAGCCCCTGATCTCCAAATGGCTGTTCTTCAGATACATGGCTATTGGTGGTATGTAGGACTGAGGACATTGTCTTTggattttctttaaatgttatGGCTGTTCTTGCAATGCAGGAGAAACACTCAGCTTTACCTTCACCAACACTATTATCTTTCCTCTGACAGGATACGTCGGTGCTGCCACTGTTGGTGGTGCTGCCTGGTGGTTCCTGTACGACCCCACTGGCCCCGGTGTCACCTACCACCAGCTGGTGAGTGTTTGTCCCTCTGTCTTGTTCTCTTTCACAATCACTCTCACGCAGACACACAATAACCCCTGGCTCTCTTCTCCACAGTCCCACTTCATGAAGTGCCACGATGAGAATGAGGACTTCACTGGCATTGACTGCGATATCTTTGAGGCTTCCCCTCCCATGACCATGGCCCTGTCTGTGCTGGTCACCATTGAGATGTGCAACGCTCTCAACAGGTACTAAAATGTGTTGGCCACATATCCACAACGTCCTTGTTTCAAATCTGGCAAGGGAcgtttgttgcatgtcatacccatctctctctccccttgtttcctctcGGCCTCTTTGCCAATAACCGACCAATACAGGcaaaaaagtgccaaaaaatatatattgaaaaaaaattcaaagatgtttattatcataaatctctgctttactcttttctttttcaacccTTTCAAGCTTGTCTGAGAACCAGTCTCTGGTCCGCATGCCCCCATGGAGCAACTTCTGGCTGGTGTCCGCCATGACCCTCTCCATGTCCCTCCACTTCATGATCATCTATGTTGACCCTCTGCCCGTAAGTCAGCCATCTCTGCTCTCTACACTTTGCTTTAAGAGCCACAGGACCAGTCCTGTGTAAATCTTCaagttttattgtctttgtatttttgtgacATGTAGTTGCTTTCCCAGTGGCACTGACTCCCTCTCTTTTGCCCCTCAGATGATCTTCAAGTTGACCCATCTGTCCTTGGAGCAGTGGCTCATGGTTCTGAAGCTTTCCTTCCCCGTCATCCTGATTGACGAGGTGCTGAAGTTTGTTGCCCGCAACTACGTCGAGTGTAAGTATCCCTGCATTTCACTCTAACATCATGAAAGAAGATGTATCATATGTCCTAAGATAACAATTCTGATTCCTCTtgaaaatatttatcattttctttttaatgattaataatgtcatcttttaaattcatttttattaatattttaagaaaTTGTGATCCCTCTTCATCTTGtattgtcatttcattttatttaatgatcCTGATACTACTGTGCCATCTATCTACCAATCCATCATTTCTATAATCCCTGTCTTTCTCATCACTCCCACTTCTCTCCATTCATCATTAACTCACTTAACCCATTTTGTTGATTTCCAGACTAATCCAGTCAACCTACCACCATTAGCCTGTAACTAAAGCAAGGTACTCTACATTTTTCACTGCTAGCGGCTGTCACTGTGTAGCTTTCATTCATGtgcatatttatgtttatgttccTGCTCTTATGCAGATCTCTTCAGTGGTGTCTACTGTATATATCATGAGTCTCACGTCATGTGGAACTCTGGGGTCTCCCTTTTATTTAATGACATAATTGGGAAATTAAATCCtatcacaaaataacaaagtGGCAAGAAGATGAGTGTTCGGGGAGACCCCTGAGTGCCACGCTCGGTATTTGAAGTCCTCCTTTGAGCTTGCTTGTTAATTATTTCTGATGTCAAATGGGCTCAGTGAGATGCCTCAGCAGGTGAGTTAATCACCTCTGAGATGCtgttgtcagtgtcagtgtcacagtgtgtttgttgggttgtttctgtctgcagtaGGAGAGTAGCAGGAGTTGTGCCTGTTCTGGTACTGCTTTTTGTAAATACGCCTGATGTTGCCGGTGTCCTGCAAAACCTTTGATATACAAAACTGGCCTCAACTAGTCAACTAGTTCTCAAATAGATAGTTTTTCTTAGCAGTGCATGTTTTCTGTAGAAGACTCATACTTTAATTATCATTCAGACCTCAATCAAACTGGATTTTCGGGTATTTTTTATACCAAAAAGTTACTGTAAATCCAGCAATGAATCCCGAGAAAGGTTATCTTAGCGATCACATAATCTTACTTTTTTCTCACTTTGGCTTAGTACAGATGATATGTTTGTTTGCGAAGAAAgcttaagtgtttttttgtctcatgtctccttgtctgtctgtttccatTGTTGACTGAATCAACTGTCTGCCCAAATCCTTTCCCCTTCGTCTGATTTATCCATTTTCTCCTCTACAGGTACAGAAGCTAAATAGAGATGTGGAGGAAGGAGATCTTAAGGGTTGGAGAGAAAGAGgcggagaagagagagaggaggatcCTAACCAATAAAGGGGGAGTCCTAGTGAGCCAACCAatagaagagagaggagaaaacacaggaaaacgtacaaaaaaaaacaacaaaacttgtCAAAAAATCTACATAAAAATAGCCTCTATATAAGGAAGGAGATTGAATTAAAATGAAGGGAGTTATCCCTGCcaataaagtattaaaatatttaagattttattCTAAGAAATAAAGTATGtattaaaagtgattttttgTTAAACTTGGATATTgtcagctgttgtgtttttgtgtcctCTGTCCATTTTCATATGATTGACTTTCCAGCTCATTACTTTTATTCTAGTCTTTGTTGCTCGTGTCTCGTGCAGCCTCCCTGCTTTGGCTGGGCTCTGTACAGTGTGGTGTAGGGTTGCAAAATGACTTCATATGGGCAGAAAAACCACATGCCTCCAGCTGCTAGCGCTCTCTATAGGCTCCATGCAGTCTGTGGACTCTGTCGAAGGTCTCATGACATAAAATGGGCATGTCCACGCAGTCACAACACTTTTGGTCTTATATATTGTTTACGTGATAAGATGCAATAAAGTGATGATTATAAACTCATGTACTTGTATTGTGGAGTACATTTTTATTGATCCTTAAGACATATATTTCCTCTGCATCTACACATTGAGAGGCGCAGTGTTTAACAGCTAGGCTTGAGAAGTGAATTAagcaatttttctttttattcatcgATTTGGTTTTGAGCCAGTGTCAAATTTCTGCCGTTTGAGTGCTGCACAGTGTCAGTTCATTGGTCTTTGGTTTGCAGAGCTGCATCAATTTGGAAAAACCCAAAAATCCATTAGATGAGGGTCCTGAATGGTATGTTGGCTTCCTTCATTTGCTTTTCATAATCTTCATCAAATTGCTTGGACTGCTCAGGTGTGAAATGGTTTGTCCAATCACCCACTTCACctatttatgaaaaaaaaaatacagaagagaGTGCGATGAAAGTGTGAGACATATAAATCAATaacaatatatactgtaataaaaaaacaactcagaaGTAAGCTGTTAAATTATTTTCCCCCAAAACCTCTATTGTCTAAAGTCTATTATAAACCAGAAGCAAAGGCAGTAAATCCAAAACCCTCTAGGGGGCACCATTGTATTATACCATGTGAAGTATGggaaaagacaaaataacatgataaaaaacaagatttacagtagtaaatctttattttacaggtcctttaattttatactaatttcctgagtaatttgcaggtatttatcggttaatttttaggacattttacagcaaGGTGGTGCAAATTGGTACAAACtgtaagaaaaaactgaaaaagtgttaagttgatTAGGTTCACTCATACACAGTGACAGAACCGCTACTTTTAGGGAATTATAGAAAAAACTTAATATGCTAtcatttgacacacaaaactacataCTGAAAGTATTTTCAGTGagttaaagaattgttaagagtctaatttattaagaatttttgcaaatgtgtgaacccaaatataatgagtgggtctaactaaaccaacttaacacttttttctgttttttcatttaatttgaagcaAATTGCACTTCCCCCTCTGTATAATGTCCTAAAAGTTAACCGTTCAATACCTGCAAATTAAGGAAATTAGTGTAAAATTAAGGAACCTGTAAAATTAAGTGTTACCAAATCTTCTCTGTATGTTGATTGTCATGTTGagattttgttgatttaactGAATTATGTTACACAATTAATGGTactttgctttctttctcccAGTATGTTTATGGGATTGAAACAAGGTGTTCATGATATTATATTCACCCATGAATCTTCATTTTGAAACACAGAGCTTTTGAGATTGGTACATGCCCTCCTGGGAGCACATTAATGCACCTTTTctcatgaaggaagagatggtTTGATCAAAAACAGGTGATGGGATGAAGGAGTAGTTGGCCATCGGGTTCTCCTTCATGTTCTTAAAAGATGTCAGCTCCACGATACGAGTGATGACCTCATCAGGGAGCGATAAGTCCAGGTACTTCATGATGCGCTCCACTTCACGCCGAGGATTCTGGGGGAATAAAAATATTGTAGGGGTACACTCAGCAAGTTTTGATAACATTGTAACTGTGTTTAGTGTCCAAATGTTGAGCATCATTACCTCTTTCATGTCTTCATAGAAGAGGTAAAGGAtgttcctcttctctctctccttccagtAACCTTTCACATGGTCGTACCAGGAGCCCCACGACACTGTTAAAAGTTAATGTTATAACTGTGACTACTAACCACAAATAATCAATCATTAATCTTAcatatgttgtatttattatacCTCGCTCTTTCCCATTGTGTCCTGTCTTTTTTGGACCAAAATCAACAACTTTTAACTATCTACAACTGCAGTCCTCATATATTATTGTAACAACCATCTCTCTGTCATTTAGTAATAACATTTATAATTGTAAATGTATAAAGattttatgctgttttaaattaaaaagtgagAAACACATGACCTTTTCTTAATGACTTTGTTATCATTTATAATTGAAGAATTGGTGGATTATTACAAAGTGAGAAACCCTGCCATTagtatttattcatcatcaaTATTTACTTATAGTACACACATGTTTATTATCACCTTGTAAGGTTTATAAGGCAAGTTTCTTATTTACGCATTCAGCTGAAAtagagcaacattaacattaatttgaAGTTGAGTTTCTGGCTACCCGAcaaatataagtccaatatttactttCCTTTCAGTTCTGTTATGTTTTcacctgagggaaatatctgtctcttaaGTTGCtgaatgctccactatgttcaccagctagctactaactttgtctttctgctgtttggtgctgagcaggtagtgtgcagtttgctgaaaacagctgccaaaAATGATACTGATGAGACAGCAGTAAGAGAAAAACGTTGCGGaccacaaaaccaaaacaatgagctcaaagacactaaaaagctgcagagtcgggtcataatcctctgtgtgtttgtgacccTTTTCACATACAAGTAGTTAATACTGATTACAGCTGCTTAATAAGTCAGTAATAGATGAGTTAATgagttaataataaataactataataaataaattagtgtCCAGATGAATTGGGCCATTTTCCAGGAGGTGAGTGTTAGAACAATCTATTGGAGTGATCTTCCTCGTGAATTGGAAGGATACCAGCCGGCCAGATTTTCACAATCTGGTGAAAAGTTATTCTTTTTAATGGCTTAGAACTGATATATAAAGCTTTAACAAATTTACTGAAGCCATTCGTTACAACTTAGAAACAAAAAAGTAGTACCACAAAATTAGATATTAACAGTTTGGTCATCTTCAAAACCTGACCATttccaaaagaaaagaaagaccaTAAAAGCATTTAGACTGAGGTAGTGCTTATCTCATAAAAGagtagaaacaaaacaaaaaagaaataaacaggttgaaatgtttttgtagatCTGAACTGTTCTTCTGATTGGCATTCAAAGCACTCTGCAGCCTTGCAGGGTGCTGCTAATCTCGTCACAGCCATTGAGGCGTGTTAAGTTTCTCACGGGGGAAAAACTAAGAAAACTCGTTCTTCCAAGTTGCCATGGATTCAAAACCacttttacatatttaaatttttaggTTTACAAAACAACCTACAGGAAAATTACCAGTCGAAACCAACAACTAACTTAAGTATTTGTTTGACGTTTTGGTCAAGCTTTGTGCAGACAGAAATAACCAATTTAACTGAATGTAAGATGACACTCAGGAATGTGTTTTAATCTACTTACATGTCCCTTGCATGAACTTGTGGATGTAGCCTTCCCAGGGCCCAGGCTCAGGCTGGGTCAGATTCATACAATCAAAGTGATAGTAGCTCACAAGGTTATCTTTGGCGTTGCGTGCCACGTAGATAGCCTGTATACACAGTcaggaagacagaaaacagagatttaaaacaacaatacaGAGAACAGGTTATTTGATGAGGCAGTGGTTGTATGGCTTTGTATTGTTAACCTCTCACCCCATTATCCTATTACTGAATTCACTGCAGGGTTTTGCTCTCAGTCAAATATTAGATCAAGTCTTACCTTGCACTTGTTTTCCCAAAACCCAGGAGGCACCAGCTGAAAAGGAAGGTGTGTCTTGATAACTCTTGGGGGGTCCATTTTGCTCAGAAGATCAAGACCTGAGATATGAATTCAGGAAAatggatgtgtgcatgtgaaacACTGTATTTATGTTATGAGTAAATATCCCGCAGCTGCTTTTATGACCTTAAAATTACTTTTGTTCCACCAAGATTAAAGGGtaattctggtatttttcaacGTGTAACTTATTTTCCCACTATTTGGGGTTTAAGTGACTAATTGGGACAAAAATTTTTGGAATTAGTCCAGTATTGAGCAAGATCACTTCACCCGGCACCCGGCAACAGGTAATGATGCTCAACATTTGGACAATAACCACAGTTACATACAATATTATCAAAGCTTGCTGAGCATACCCCTGCAATGTAATTCTTGGGGATAATTGTGCCCGTCAAAGTAtctccactaaaagtgcttgtttttgccactgaaaGGTTCAgatattataagtgtctgacaacaaacacaggaactagccgcCTGTAGCAGTATTATGGCAGCCAATGTCTTAATAGTGGAATGTCAAGAAAGAGGTCAAAATATTGCCTGACTTTCCAATTTTCTAGTACCATTGTAGTTTTTTTAACTTACAAATGTCAAGAGCAAGCAAAGCAATAAATCTTTAAACAAAGTGTCTTGGTGAACAGTGTGTTTGCTGCAAAACTGTTGGCAATGACACAAGAATAATCTTTACTTTGTTGGTTATACAAAGATGAATTTAAATTTTGTTAGAGGTACGTGCAAAGAATTTTATTTTGCTATAGTGAAATTTAAATTCTAGAAATGAATGTTTAAACttaaattgaccagtttttgaTATGTCACACTCGGAGACACTCGTAATGCTGCAATCGAAGAGTATTTCAAGCCTGTTTTAGCtcaatgttttgattttatggCCCTCACATTTTCATAAAAGGAATATTTAGACATCTtgggaaataagcttatttgctttcttgccagaGTTAGATAAGAGGATCACTACCACGCTTATATCTGTCCGTTAAAGATAAGGTGACAGGGCAAAGATCAG is drawn from Thunnus thynnus chromosome 20, fThuThy2.1, whole genome shotgun sequence and contains these coding sequences:
- the sult1st6 gene encoding sulfotransferase 1C2 isoform X2, whose protein sequence is MSEERELTYSEAIEKASDSITRFPLIPIRGVPLMSYIAENWDSIWAFRPDPSDLLIATYPKAGTTWTQEIVDLLFHNGDEEVCKRAPTPVRSPFLEIFSPPPIPSGLDLLSKMDPPRVIKTHLPFQLVPPGFWENKCKAIYVARNAKDNLVSYYHFDCMNLTQPEPGPWEGYIHKFMQGTLSWGSWYDHVKGYWKEREKRNILYLFYEDMKENPRREVERIMKYLDLSLPDEVITRIVELTSFKNMKENPMANYSFIPSPVFDQTISSFMRKGEVGDWTNHFTPEQSKQFDEDYEKQMKEANIPFRTLI
- the sult1st6 gene encoding sulfotransferase 1C2 isoform X1 translates to MSEERELTYSEAIEKASDSITRFPLIPIRGVPLMSYIAENWDSIWAFRPDPSDLLIATYPKAGTTWTQEIVDLLFHNGDEEVCKRAPTPVRSPFLEIFSPPPIPSGLDLLSKMDPPRVIKTHLPFQLVPPGFWENKCKAIYVARNAKDNLVSYYHFDCMNLTQPEPGPWEGYIHKFMQGTLSWGSWYDHVKGYWKEREKRNILYLFYEDMKEVMMLNIWTLNTVTMLSKLAECTPTIFLFPQNPRREVERIMKYLDLSLPDEVITRIVELTSFKNMKENPMANYSFIPSPVFDQTISSFMRKGEVGDWTNHFTPEQSKQFDEDYEKQMKEANIPFRTLI